One part of the Streptomyces nigra genome encodes these proteins:
- a CDS encoding TIGR00730 family Rossman fold protein encodes MRICVFLSAADLDDRYTGPAREFAELLGKGGHTLVWGGSDVGLMKVVADGVQEAGGRLVGVSVEFLAAKARPGVDEMVVAKDLAERKRVLLEKADAVVIMVGGTGTLDEATEILELKKHGHTEMPVVLLNTAGFYDGLKEQFRRMDDEGFLPRPLTDLVFFAEEPVGALAYLEESQGVA; translated from the coding sequence ATGCGTATCTGCGTCTTCCTCTCCGCCGCCGACCTCGACGACCGCTACACCGGCCCCGCGCGCGAGTTCGCGGAACTGCTGGGCAAGGGCGGGCACACGCTCGTCTGGGGCGGTTCCGACGTGGGGCTGATGAAGGTCGTCGCGGACGGTGTGCAGGAGGCGGGCGGCCGGCTCGTCGGGGTGTCCGTGGAGTTCCTCGCCGCCAAGGCGCGGCCGGGCGTCGACGAGATGGTGGTCGCCAAGGACCTCGCCGAGCGCAAGAGGGTGCTCCTGGAGAAGGCCGACGCCGTGGTGATCATGGTCGGCGGCACCGGCACCCTGGACGAGGCGACCGAGATCCTGGAGCTGAAGAAGCACGGCCACACCGAGATGCCGGTCGTCCTGCTCAACACCGCCGGGTTCTACGACGGCCTGAAGGAGCAGTTCCGGCGCATGGACGACGAGGGCTTCCTGCCCCGCCCGCTCACCGACCTGGTCTTCTTCGCCGAGGAGCCCGTGGGCGCCCTCGCCTACCTGGAGGAGAGCCAGGGCGTGGCCTGA
- a CDS encoding SDR family oxidoreductase, which translates to MATHVITGAGSGIGAAVARRLHARGDDLVLHARDAARAKELAARYEGARTLVGDLADPDRLSWAFSHQSLPDRVDSLLHIAGVVDLGPVGDLTPKTWRHQLNVNLIAPAELTRHFLPQLRAARGHVLFVNSGAGLTAHARWGAYAASKHGLKALADSLRAEEHGNGVRVTSVYPGRTASPMQAKVHQQEGKEYDPERWIDPESVATTILMTLDLPRDAEVNDLTVRPGR; encoded by the coding sequence ATGGCTACACATGTGATCACCGGAGCCGGCTCCGGAATCGGCGCGGCCGTCGCCCGCCGTCTGCACGCGCGCGGGGACGACCTCGTTCTGCACGCGCGCGACGCCGCCCGCGCGAAGGAACTCGCCGCCCGGTACGAGGGCGCGAGGACCCTGGTCGGCGACCTGGCCGACCCGGACCGGCTGTCCTGGGCCTTCTCCCACCAGTCGCTGCCCGACCGGGTCGACTCCCTGCTGCACATCGCCGGCGTCGTCGACCTCGGCCCGGTCGGCGACCTCACCCCCAAGACCTGGCGCCACCAGCTGAACGTCAACCTGATCGCCCCCGCCGAACTGACGCGCCACTTCCTGCCCCAGCTGCGCGCCGCGCGCGGGCACGTGCTGTTCGTGAACTCCGGCGCCGGGCTCACCGCCCACGCCCGATGGGGGGCGTACGCGGCCTCCAAGCACGGTCTGAAGGCCCTGGCGGACTCCCTGCGGGCCGAGGAGCACGGCAACGGCGTCCGGGTCACCTCGGTCTACCCGGGCCGCACGGCGAGCCCCATGCAGGCCAAGGTGCACCAGCAGGAGGGCAAGGAGTACGACCCCGAGCGCTGGATCGACCCCGAGTCGGTCGCCACGACGATCCTGATGACCCTGGACCTGCCGCGCGACGCGGAGGTGAACGACCTGACGGTCCGGCCCGGCAGATGA